Below is a genomic region from Diabrotica undecimpunctata isolate CICGRU chromosome 7, icDiaUnde3, whole genome shotgun sequence.
TACTGGAAAACCTTATTACACACGAGTAAGATCAATTCTGAATAATTTTGACAGAACAATCCCAGATGTATTTCATTGTAACATCCAATATCCTACTCCATGGTTAATAAGTATCCCAAATTGCAACACATCTCTAATAGAGTTCTCCAAAAAATGCAATACCAacatactaatcaaaaataaactaaacgAGATTCTTGAACAAGACTACCTTAACTGCATAAACATCTTTACCGACGCCTCTAAATCTAATGATGGCATCGGTTGTACATTTGTTACTCCAACATCTACTTTCCAATTTAAACTACCGTCTAGCTCAAGTGTTTTCACCGCTGAACTGTTTGCTTTGTACCGTGCCCTAAAACATGCAAACCTCTCAAGAATTTGAAAACCTCTGTTTCTCACCGACTCGCTCATCTCTCTTCTTGCAATACAGCATCTGTATTCTAACCAGCCCTTGGAgcaactaataaaaactgaactacaaaTCGCCCAAGAGAATCACATAACTCCTAAATTGATATGGATCCCATCACATATAGGAATTATCGGCAATGAAGAGGCAGACAGTAGTGATCGTGATGCAGCAATAAGTGCGGAATCTGAATTAGTGCGTGAGAGTGTATGTAAAGatctcaaaacgttttttaaacaaaaagtggcAACGCGAATGGTTTCTATCGCAATCTAAATTAAGATCGCTAAAACCAGATACATGACAATGGAAAACTAGTGATAGTACACTGTTTATTCAAGCGGTTCTAACGCGCCTACGTGTAGGACACACTAATATCACACACTCTTATTTACTTTTGATCAGTGAACCCCCCTGTGCGACCTATGTGCCTCTTACCGTCGTCCATTTGTTAATTGAGTGTCCAAAATACCATAAAGAACGTTCAATAAACAATGTACCAAGTACTCTACCAGATTTATTAGGAGAAAACTGTCacgtaaaaaacttattaaattacctAAGGTCAATCAATATTTGGTAtcagatttaaagttttgtttattgAGTAACGCCGCTAATAACCTGTTGGTGGATGTGGCaatgtttctttttaataaaaaaaagtcaaTTCAGGCTGAAAACCTCATTAACACGATAAAGCAATTATCTTGCAAGTACCTGTTTTATTATGTGTTTGAGATTTGAAATAATGAAATTCAGTTCTTTTAGACACAATTTCCTGGTTCATTTTGGGTAGTCTAACAAAATCTTTGTTTTTGGAAGTGTAAGCATGGATTTTGCTTCTGTGGaaaacttgtttttatttttatatccaaATGATATGGCTTCTAATATGTACAGGCAAAGTGCATTGAGAAATTCCAACTATTGATGGAATTGATGGAAAATCAATGATATTGCTACTTGCCTGATAGGGAATTGTATATAAGTTGATATCAGGTAATCAAATAAATTATTCCAAAATAAAATTGTTCTAgaaataatacaattttaaaattttatagctGAAAACAATGATAAGATACCAAGATAGATTGTTTAATTTGaaaattgtattttgaaaacaGCTTATTATGATGTGAAATTCAAAATGTAAAATTAAGAGTTTATTTTAGAACATGTAGTTTATTTCCATCAAGTTAAGGTTTAATATGTGGATATATTTTTATTCGGAATAATATTTTTTAAGGTACTGGAAAAACTCTTCTGGCACGTGCTGTAGCTCATCATACAGAATGTACATTTATTAGAGTATCTGGTTCAGAATTGGTACAGAAATTCATAGGAGAAGGATCCCGTATGGTAAGAGAACTATTCGTAATGGCCAGAGAACATGCCCCTTCAATTATTTTCATGGATGAAATTGATTCCATTGGATCTTCCCGTATTGAATCAggtatttatattgtatatacctATTAGTTTCTGTGATTTTATGTACAGTTTTCTGTAGGATCTGGTGGTGATTCTGAAGTCCAAAGAACCATGTTGGAACTTCTAAATCAATTGGATGGCTTTGAAGCTACCAAAAACATTAAAGTAATTATGGCTACCAACAGAATAGATATTTTGGATCCTGCTTTACTCAGACCAGGAAGAATTGACAGAAAAATTGAATTCCCCCCACCGAATGAGGAAGCGAGATTGGACATCTTAAAGATTCACTCCAGGAAAATGAACCTTACAAGAGGAATAAATCTTAGAAAAATAGCTGAGTTGATGCCAGGTGCTAGTGGAGCTGAAGTTAAGGTAAGTTTTCTTTTtcacataatattatattttttttgtaagctTTACACTGGGTAAAagaattatttagtttttatgtttatatatttCTGCTCCAAGGGACACAAATGATTGCCAACCACAGTGTATGACAGTATATAAAAAacaggtgtggcagtccagtgggactgccggtagaagttatacttctatacacgcgttcgccgttacaaatttatatgagagtcaatctgcacaatcattacatatgtaatgctataggcaagagagagcagaaagataaaaataattaggtatataggtatatggtgcatcgtttgctgtatataaacatttgacctgtaatagaagtatagtaaatgaaggattgaatcaatattttaatgaaaatatatatttttattttcatatatgtataaaaggagttgaatgcaaaaaaaattctttacagatactctgcaataaaatttattgtttattttgttattaatataaaaataccatacaatacactgcaatataataatacaatacaaattaaaatgcaatattcataagtatttacaaatgactacataacttacttacgcatatgtttaatttaccatgataatattaataaaaaaataatattaataaaaaaataataataataaatattaaatatatttacaagagaaatatttttattctcaagagagaaaatatatcttctgtctctctcttacctatatcttacatatataatgattttgtcgattcactcccgtacaaatttccgaACGCGCGTACAGAagtataatttcaaaaaaatgtttgtggaagataaaaataaaaaaccactcCAATCCAAACCAAtaaactcggattatgttgtaaattttcattttattttaaaatttagcatttttgcgtatgtTACATATATtcaataagattaacgtgaggtttttaaatatttcaaaaataaaaaaggaagtttatattgggattcgaactcatataccagcgtatgaaccaaacacgtaaaaaaattgccaattagacatgacactaacgtatttcaaaattgacagttctcggtcatacagtgatttattgtaattattattttgaaatctaataattaaataattatgaacatttaataaataatacaaaacatatcacataaataataatattaatatatattatatatatatatatatatatatatatatatatatatatatatatatatatatatatatacacacaaatatacaaaaggaacatttttattctctcgagagagaaagagagaaaatatatcttctgtctctctcttacgcatatcttacatatgtaatgatttcaccgattcactcccgtgcaaatttccaacgtcgagcgcgcgtatagaagtataacttcaaaaatatatatgAGAATTTTAAGAACCTTAAAACATTTCATCAGGATATTGTGCGATATTCTTGTCTTAACAGTTGTTTTTGGCCTCTAGATATGTTTAGTACTTTAGTTACTATTACTAACAGCCTATTCTGCCCCTAAAgaaattacatatacaggcaCATATTGTCCAAACAAAGACATGGTTCCAATCCGAAAAACAATTAGTTGATtttagaaaaattctgagtaaaATTTGAATATCATTTAATATAGAATCATTAGATAGTTCTCCGAtacttatttaataataaacaaattacttTTAGGGCGTGTGTACGGAAGCTGGTATGTATGCACTAAGAGAACGAAGAGTGCATGTTACTCAAGAAGATTTTGAAATGGCTGTTGCCAAAGTTATGCAGAAAGATTCTGAGAAGAATATGTCCATCAAGAAGTTGTGGAAATGAAGTTTTTTTGTACTACTTAATATGTgattattttttaagaaataaaatatagcgaatatataaatgtattttgttattaatccTCTTAGAGTGTCATGTTCGTAGGGAACGACAGCTACGACCATACTTATAATATTCTACTACTGATCTCGTTGTTGGGCTACATGTAGCAATTGGTCTGCTATTATATCTGTCCACTGTCGCAAATATCTCAACCAGGAGAGTTTTTTCTGTCCTATCCctttttttcctttaattttaccatTGAAAATTAGCCAAATAAACTCATCTATTCTAGTTTACATATCTCtgatatttaatagagttcgttgcaGAGACCGTCCaagttaaatattaatttatatggATATATTCCATAATTAATTGATATCCCAATCCTCTCAAATCAGTTCTTATAATACTATCACTATGTTAAGACTAATAATTCAATAGAACTGCGATTTTTTTTTACCCGACTGGAATACTTACAAAAACTTATATCGCACCGTGGGCTCTCTATATTTATCTCTCTTTATGAAACCAATTTAACCAAAGCTTATCACCCTTATCTAAAAAACTAGAGTAGCTACAACTTTTTAAGACCTACAAACGAGCAAGTGACAGCTCGTCTGTCAAAAAATAATTCACTAATTAAATATGTAACGTATTCATACAAACAATATACCATTATTTATAATGATAAGAATACTgtagagcgttccacgttaagaaaataacattgcggagataggaccatgtatttcttatggacgatagaagcggaGCGATGCCAGgacgaacacaagcacgattcagggttgtattatttgtattttcgtttccacagacatgaattaaaattaatgtttttaaagtaATTGACCAAAAATGCCAATTCGaaaaaagagatgaaaagtagggaaaatgattttaattaaataaatagtatttacaaaagataaatttattttatgttattttaattatagtaacgacagtttatttatttttcggtgagaataccatatgccattaatcatggaaatcagtagaaaatatttcttAGCTAAATCATGCATTTTGCCGCCTATTAAAGATAAGCAATTAAATGGACCGCTTtgcgtatatctaattactaattgcaacttaaaataaaacGGTGTGTGTATGTCGGCGATTTTATGTTGTTctctgactacataatgataataattcTTTGCGGTTCTTTAGTAGTTATtgtgactttacagttaaatgttaattgaaaatggaagttcaaaaattaagccaagggaATGGACATCCGTGCaacacaaattattttaaatgtatttaattatcatcttaatTTAAGAAGTGGgaaagtgttagaagtttaacCGATAAAGTAAGTGCCATGACTAAGGAGGACTAAGGCCTAGAGAAAACGTACCAAAGGTAGAGTGAACAGcagaaagttcacttacgatGCAGTAGTTCGTACTCAGCTACGtcgtgcatagttttttctttaaaaacttACCGCCGAGattgaacaaagtttttgcactggTCAAAAAAGACATAAGATTTGGCAAACATGCCACACACAACAATGTAgagaatactccatgaaatgaactttTTTTTGCAATCGAGGAGTAAAGTCAAGCATGATTGAACGGCCCGATATTCTAAAATGGAGGCATCAGTATTTTcgtgagataaaaaaatttcgttctcAAGGATACACTGTCGTTTATTTGGACGAAGTTTGAGTgaatgttggacatagtgtttccaaagaatggaaggacctctCAGTGACTTCAACCAGGGAT
It encodes:
- the Rpt6 gene encoding 26S proteasome regulatory subunit 8, which gives rise to MTVINKMEVDGGPKGEGFRSYYITKIEELQLIVAEKSQNLRRLQAQRNELNAKVRMLREELMLLQEQGSYVGEVVKPMDKKKVLVKVHPEGKFVVDIDKNIDINDVTPNCRVALRNESYTLHKILPNKVDPLVSLMMVEKVPDSTYEMVGGLDKQIKEIKEVIELPVKHPELFDALGIAQPKGVLLYGPPGTGKTLLARAVAHHTECTFIRVSGSELVQKFIGEGSRMVRELFVMAREHAPSIIFMDEIDSIGSSRIESGSGGDSEVQRTMLELLNQLDGFEATKNIKVIMATNRIDILDPALLRPGRIDRKIEFPPPNEEARLDILKIHSRKMNLTRGINLRKIAELMPGASGAEVKGVCTEAGMYALRERRVHVTQEDFEMAVAKVMQKDSEKNMSIKKLWK